In the genome of uncultured Sphaerochaeta sp., the window GCCGGCATGCAGGAAGTGAAGGATCTGATTGAGCGCAGCATCGGCGAGATCATCAGCAGCAAGCAGGGTTTCAAGAGTTTTGAGCACATCGTGCGCTTCAAGTTGCTTACCAAGAGTTTTGAGGTTGGCAAGGAGTTGAGTGCCAAGCAGGAACTCAAGCGCTTTGAGATCAACCGGATCTACAAGGATGAGATACAGGAATTGTTTGTAAGCTAATCTTTTGGCGGGTAATCTGTGCGGAAGGCGATATTTGTTCCTTCATTGCAATTTTCCCTTGGCTCAGATAGTATAATAAAGATACACGCTGAGCCAGGGGAATGCATGATTCAGATCATCGGCACCAAGAAGTGCAAGGAAACAGCCAAAGCCATCAGAAGCTGCAAGGAAAGAAATCTTCCCTTTCAGTTTGTGGATTTGGCCCAGCGATCCCTCTCGGAAGGTGAGTGGGATAGTCTTTTCAGAGCCTATGAGCCGCTCTCGCTCATTGACAGTGAGGGCGCCTATTATAAGAAGCAGGGATACTCCTATCGTGAGTTCGACCCCAGGGAGGAACTTGTCGAACATCCCGAGCTTTTGAAAACCCCGATCCTCAGAAGCAAGGGTCGGGTGCTTACCTGTTTCGATCTGGAAGTCCTGAAGAGCTGGGGTGAGGCCTGATATGCTCACCTATGCAGTTCTCGGTAGCGGCTCGAGCGGAAACAGCTATGTGTTCAGCGATGGGGTTTCTTCCATCCTGATCGACCAAGGATACAGTGTAGTGGAGTTGTGCAGGCGTCTTGAGCGGTTCGGAGTCGAATACTCCACCCTGAAGGCTGTTTGCGTGACCCATTTGCACCCTGATCATGCAAAGGGAGTGGGAACGCTTGCCCGCAAGAAGGGTGTGGATGTCTATCTGAACAAACATGCATGTGAAGGTGAGGTGGTCCAGTTTGCAAAACTCGGCATCCCCGATCAGTTGGTCAATCCCATCACGCCGTTTGAGCTGATTGAGGTTGGCCCCTTCACCTTGTTCTGTTTTCCCACCAGCCATGACAGCTGTGGGTCGGTAGGCTGGCATGTACGCTATCAGGACGAGCAGTACATGGTGCTCACCGATACCGGCATCACCACTGAAGAGCAAAGAAGCCTCGCCAAGAGTGCAACGGTACTCTTCCTTGAGGCTAACTACGATCCGGAGATGCTCGCCACCGGCCCCTATCCGGTGTATCTGAAGCGGCGAATCGACGGCCAGTACGGCCATCTTTCCAACCACCAGGCCCTCTCCTTTTTGCAGGAGAGTGGATTTTGTGGCAATCATGTCTATTTCATCCATATGTCGGATGTCAATAATGATCCCGCCCTCTTGGAGAAGGCTGCACACAAGATGGTGAACACCCCATTCACCGTGTGCCGAAAGAACCAATGGTATGGTCCAGAACGGGAGGCGAAATGAGCAAAGCGAAATCTAAGAAACAAAAGAAGGCCGTAGTGTGGTCTTACAAGAAAATCAAGGGACTGAAGCGTGATGATGGTCTGAAAATGAAGGCCGTCACTGAGTACACGATGGAGTCGGTGGTGGAATGCACCGTCAGCAGAAACGCAAAGCGCATAGCGCTGCGTACCTATGCTGAGCCGGAAAGCGCTGTCACCTATGCCCAGCTGAAGAGCATGAAGGATGCCATCTCGGTTTTCCTGCTTGAACAGGGGTTTGTCCGTGGCGATCGCATCGCAGTGATGGGGGAGAGCTGTCCCACCTGGCTGATCGCCTACTTCGGCATCACCAGCATCGGCTGTGTTGCGGTTCCCATCCTGCCCGATTTTTCTTCCAAGGAAGCTTGCCAGATTCTCGAGCACTCAATGGCGAAGGGTATTGTGGTCAATGCCAAGCATTTTGACAAAGTGAAACCCTTCATCAAGAATCAGCCATCCTTCCTTGTGCGCATGGAAGACCTCTTCCACATCCCTGAGCCGATCAGCGCCCAGCTGGAGGACCGTGCACAGTTCAGTGCAGCCCCCGGCCGCGACATAACCCGGCGCAAGATGGATGCCAAGGCGCAACAGTTGCGTCAGGCCTCCCTGGCCCGTGAGGATGACCTTGCATCGCTCATCTATACCAGCGGTACCACCGGCAACAGCAAGGGCGTCATGTTGACGCACAAGAACCTGGTATGGAATGCGGACGTCTCCACTGATGTCTATGTCAACCTGAAGCCCTCTGACAAGGTGCTTTCCATCCTTCCCATCAGCCATGTCTATGAGTTCACCACCGGTCAGATCCTTGAACTGATGCGTGGTTGTGAGATTGTGTACCTGGGCAAGGCTCCGGCCCCCTCCGTATTGCTGCCAGCCCTCAAGGAAGTCAAGCCGAGGATAGTCATGACCGTTCCCCTGCTGATGGAGAAGGTCTACCGCTCATCGGTGTTGCCGGTACTGCGTGACAACGAGAATATCGCAAAATGGCTGCGCTTCTCGGTGACCCGCAAGTTCATCTCCCGCATCATCGGCCGCAAGCTCAAAGGGACCTTCGGCGGAAGACTCAAGTTCTTCGGCATCGGTGGGGCCCCGCTCGACCGTGAGGTCGAGCAGTTCCTCGCGGATGCGAAATTCCCGTATGCAATCGGCTACGGCCTCACCGAGACCGCTCCCCTGATCGCCGGAGGACTCCCCAAGAAACATTTTGTGGGAAAAATCGGCAAGCTGGTTGAGCATGTGGAGGTGAAGCTTGAGGATCCCGATCCGCAGACCGGGGTGGGGGAGATTCTCGTGAAGGGCCCGAACGTCATGCAGGGCTACTATGGCAATGATAAGCTCAACAAGGCCAGCTTCACCAGCGACGGATATTTCCGAACCGGTGACCTTGGCCATCTGGACAAGCATGGGCGCCTCTCCATCAAGGGACGGACAAAGACCATGATCCTGGGAAGCGGGGGAGAGAACATCTACCCTGAGCTGATCGAAGCGGTCATCAACAACCAGAGTTTCGTTACCGAATCTTTGGTGATCCCCGAGAAGGGCGGCCTGATTGCCCTGGTCAAGATTGACATTGAGCTCTTTGCCCAAAAGATGGCACTGAATGTCAACGATGCAAAGGTTGAGGCCCTCAAGTATGTGGCTAAGATCCGGGAAGATGTGAACAAGGAGCTTTCGGCATTCAGCAGGCTCAGTGCGGCTGAGCTGCAGGAAGAGCCGTTCCAGCGCACTCCCACACAGAAGATCAAGCGATTCCTCTACTCACGGCTCAAGGATGACGGGCCGAAGGAGCAAGAACCGTCTTGAGGTAGTGCGCCCAAGTATGGTATATCTTCCAAAAGGATATACCATGGCAAACGTAGATATCAGAA includes:
- a CDS encoding MBL fold metallo-hydrolase; the protein is MLTYAVLGSGSSGNSYVFSDGVSSILIDQGYSVVELCRRLERFGVEYSTLKAVCVTHLHPDHAKGVGTLARKKGVDVYLNKHACEGEVVQFAKLGIPDQLVNPITPFELIEVGPFTLFCFPTSHDSCGSVGWHVRYQDEQYMVLTDTGITTEEQRSLAKSATVLFLEANYDPEMLATGPYPVYLKRRIDGQYGHLSNHQALSFLQESGFCGNHVYFIHMSDVNNDPALLEKAAHKMVNTPFTVCRKNQWYGPEREAK
- a CDS encoding AMP-binding protein, whose translation is MSKAKSKKQKKAVVWSYKKIKGLKRDDGLKMKAVTEYTMESVVECTVSRNAKRIALRTYAEPESAVTYAQLKSMKDAISVFLLEQGFVRGDRIAVMGESCPTWLIAYFGITSIGCVAVPILPDFSSKEACQILEHSMAKGIVVNAKHFDKVKPFIKNQPSFLVRMEDLFHIPEPISAQLEDRAQFSAAPGRDITRRKMDAKAQQLRQASLAREDDLASLIYTSGTTGNSKGVMLTHKNLVWNADVSTDVYVNLKPSDKVLSILPISHVYEFTTGQILELMRGCEIVYLGKAPAPSVLLPALKEVKPRIVMTVPLLMEKVYRSSVLPVLRDNENIAKWLRFSVTRKFISRIIGRKLKGTFGGRLKFFGIGGAPLDREVEQFLADAKFPYAIGYGLTETAPLIAGGLPKKHFVGKIGKLVEHVEVKLEDPDPQTGVGEILVKGPNVMQGYYGNDKLNKASFTSDGYFRTGDLGHLDKHGRLSIKGRTKTMILGSGGENIYPELIEAVINNQSFVTESLVIPEKGGLIALVKIDIELFAQKMALNVNDAKVEALKYVAKIREDVNKELSAFSRLSAAELQEEPFQRTPTQKIKRFLYSRLKDDGPKEQEPS